A genomic region of Tigriopus californicus strain San Diego chromosome 1, Tcal_SD_v2.1, whole genome shotgun sequence contains the following coding sequences:
- the LOC131877732 gene encoding neuronal acetylcholine receptor subunit alpha-4-like codes for MMTHHSRTRFLFTLLSWASMASWFIPASQGVGPSIKAKVRLLRDLPLGLYESENLPPARKRDRTLIEMSLSIRSVDLDFASGTFKTDGWMSLQWSDPRYQWDPSQYDDIESIPLPFSKAWAPEVILHNSVEERFVYRQVGLVKHNGDFDYIISIHTKSACEPNFTDFPFGVQFCQLKFGSWINEQYKVEYRIAENRSMAIAWDDFSSPTGWGLLTTNAHLESRLYPLFQEPSPIVVYDFAIQKDFHFDSSTGNMWQRNDTTRAQRGDQREF; via the exons ATGATGACCCATCATTCTCGAACGCGTTTCCTTTTCACCCTCCTCTCTTGGGCATCCATGGCCAGCTGGTTCATCCCCGCATCCCAAGGGGTTGGACCCAGcatcaaggccaaagtcaGACTTCTGCGGGACCTGCCCCTCGGGCTTTACGAGAGCGAGAATCTGCCTCCAGCCAGGAAAAGAGATCGGACCCTCATCGAAATGAGTCTCTCCATTCGATCCGTGGACTTGGACTTTGCTTCGGGTACCTTCAAGACAGATGGCTGGATGTCGCTGCAATGGTCGGACCCGCGATATCAGTGGGATCCCTCTCAATACGATGACATCGAGTCCATCCCTTTGCCCTTCTCCAAGGCTTGGGCCCCGGAAGTGATCCTTCACAATTCGGTTGAGGAGCGGTTTGTCTATCGACAAGTCGGGTTGGTCAAGCATAACGGGGATTTCGATTACATCATCTCCATCCACACCAAGAGCGCGTGTGAGCCGAATTTCACGGATTTCCCATTTGGAGTGCAGTTTTGCCAACTCAAGTTTGGATCGTGGATCAACGAGCAGTACAAGGTGGAATACCGGATCGCCGAGAACCGATCCATGGCCATCGCTTGGGACGATTTCTCGAGTCCCACGGGTTGGGGATTGTTGACCACGAATGCTCATTTGGAATCACGGTTGTACCCACTTTTCCAGGAGCCCTCGCCAATTGTGGTCTATGACTTTGCCATTCAGAAAGATTTCCACTTTGATTCGAGTACAGGCAACATGTGGCAG AGAAATGATACGACGCGTGCACAAAGAGGTGATCAACGGGAATTCTAA
- the LOC131877709 gene encoding cysteine-rich with EGF-like domain protein 2 isoform X2, which translates to MVPVRISIVLVLVAFLSATAQGSTPDNPNHIKSSPKKEERAAAKLPPCAACAALVGSFEKGMERTARGKFEGGDAAWEEKNQGKGYASSEVRFVEIQERICKDLERGETQCHDNHHSWEDHLETWWKIQPMETRAPLKDWLCIETLKACCPEEHFGADCEPCFMKDKDGVICSGNGKCKGSGTRKGNGKCACDRGYGGELCEKCAVGFYESYKDEDKALCSPCHKSCLGHCTGSGPKNCAACKGGYTMDKEHGCTDIDECLLSQPCTGNKFCVNTEGTFQCLRCDKACNGCEGDGPDSCLVCAEGFVKNKDGLCITEQTADESNDASEPGKTEL; encoded by the exons ATGGTTCCCGTCCGGATCTCAATCGTCCTCGTCTTAGTTGCTTTCTTGTCCGCCACTGCCCAAGGATCTACTCCCGACAACCCAAATCACATCAAGTCCAGTCCCAAGAAAGAGGAACGGGCTGCGGCTAAATTGCCACCCTGTGCCGCTTGTGCCGCCCTCGTGGGGTCGTTCGAAAAGGGAATGGAGCGAACGGCCCGTGGAAAATTCGAAGGCGGAGATGCGGCTTGGGAAGAAAAGAACCAAGGCAAAGGATACGCCTCCAGTGAGGTCAGATTCGTAGAAATCCAGGAGAGGATCTGCAAAGATTTGGAACGCGGCGAAACCCAATGTCATGATAACCATCACTCTTGGGAAGATCATTTGGAGACCTGGTGGAAGATCCAACCCATGGAGACCCGGGCCCCCTTAAAAGATTGGCTGTGTATTGAGACACTGAAGGCGTGTTGCCCAGAGGAACATTTTGGAGCCGATTGTGAGCCTTGCTTCATGAAAGACAAGGACGGCGTGATTTGTTCCGGGAACGGCAAATGCAAGGGCTCGGGCACACGTAAAGGCAACGGCAAATGCGCCTGTGATAGGGGCTACGGCGGGGAGCTCTGCGAGAAATGCGCCGTGGGCTTCTACGAATCCTACAAGGATGAGGACAAGGCTCTCTGCTCACCGTGCCACAAGAGCTGCCTCGGCCATTGCACCGGATCGGGTCCCAAGAATTGTGCCGCTTGCAAGGGCGGCTACACCATGGACAAAGAGCATGGATGCACAGACATTGACGAATGCCTCCTCAGCCAGCCCTGCACGGGCAACAAGTTCTGCGTGAACACGGAGGGCACATTCCAATGTTTGCGGTGCGACAAGGCGTGCAATGGATGCGAAGGGGATGGGCCAGACTCGTGTCTGGTCTGTGCCGAAGGTTTTGTCAAGAACAAAGATGGCTTGTGCATCACGGAGCAGACCGCGG ATGAATCAAATGACGCCTCTGAGCCTGGCAAAACCGAATTATAG
- the LOC131877709 gene encoding cysteine-rich with EGF-like domain protein 2 isoform X1, protein MVPVRISIVLVLVAFLSATAQGSTPDNPNHIKSSPKKEERAAAKLPPCAACAALVGSFEKGMERTARGKFEGGDAAWEEKNQGKGYASSEVRFVEIQERICKDLERGETQCHDNHHSWEDHLETWWKIQPMETRAPLKDWLCIETLKACCPEEHFGADCEPCFMKDKDGVICSGNGKCKGSGTRKGNGKCACDRGYGGELCEKCAVGFYESYKDEDKALCSPCHKSCLGHCTGSGPKNCAACKGGYTMDKEHGCTDIDECLLSQPCTGNKFCVNTEGTFQCLRCDKACNGCEGDGPDSCLVCAEGFVKNKDGLCITEQTAGRIFTISNTRFFTYIGLGVAACIIFQRSVVVAGILGLVIAVYITISEYYLQNASGELKPIL, encoded by the exons ATGGTTCCCGTCCGGATCTCAATCGTCCTCGTCTTAGTTGCTTTCTTGTCCGCCACTGCCCAAGGATCTACTCCCGACAACCCAAATCACATCAAGTCCAGTCCCAAGAAAGAGGAACGGGCTGCGGCTAAATTGCCACCCTGTGCCGCTTGTGCCGCCCTCGTGGGGTCGTTCGAAAAGGGAATGGAGCGAACGGCCCGTGGAAAATTCGAAGGCGGAGATGCGGCTTGGGAAGAAAAGAACCAAGGCAAAGGATACGCCTCCAGTGAGGTCAGATTCGTAGAAATCCAGGAGAGGATCTGCAAAGATTTGGAACGCGGCGAAACCCAATGTCATGATAACCATCACTCTTGGGAAGATCATTTGGAGACCTGGTGGAAGATCCAACCCATGGAGACCCGGGCCCCCTTAAAAGATTGGCTGTGTATTGAGACACTGAAGGCGTGTTGCCCAGAGGAACATTTTGGAGCCGATTGTGAGCCTTGCTTCATGAAAGACAAGGACGGCGTGATTTGTTCCGGGAACGGCAAATGCAAGGGCTCGGGCACACGTAAAGGCAACGGCAAATGCGCCTGTGATAGGGGCTACGGCGGGGAGCTCTGCGAGAAATGCGCCGTGGGCTTCTACGAATCCTACAAGGATGAGGACAAGGCTCTCTGCTCACCGTGCCACAAGAGCTGCCTCGGCCATTGCACCGGATCGGGTCCCAAGAATTGTGCCGCTTGCAAGGGCGGCTACACCATGGACAAAGAGCATGGATGCACAGACATTGACGAATGCCTCCTCAGCCAGCCCTGCACGGGCAACAAGTTCTGCGTGAACACGGAGGGCACATTCCAATGTTTGCGGTGCGACAAGGCGTGCAATGGATGCGAAGGGGATGGGCCAGACTCGTGTCTGGTCTGTGCCGAAGGTTTTGTCAAGAACAAAGATGGCTTGTGCATCACGGAGCAGACCGCGGGTAGGATATTCACGATCTCGAATACCAGGTTTTTCACCTATATTGGTCTGGGTGTGGCGGCTTGCATAATCTTTCAAAGGTCCGTTGTGGTGGCCGGGATCTTGGGTTTGGTGATTGCGGTGTACATCACGATTTCAGAGTATTACTTGCAGAACGCGTCGGGCGAGTTGAAACCGATATT ATGA